DNA from Desulfovibrio sp. X2:
CGAACTCGCGCACGATGTTGCCGTCGCCCATCTCCACCCACGTCTCCTCGCCCTTGAAGCCGAGGTGCTGCGGCTCGCCGCCGATGATGGCGTAGGAGTGGATGTGGTTGTTGGCGCCCATGCGGGTGTACGGCTTCACCTGGGCGAAGGCCTCGAGGACGGTGCCGTCGCCGATGACGACGTTGTCCCCGACCATGCAGTAGGGGCCCACGACCACGTCGGCGCCGAGCTTGGCGCCGGGATGGATGCGGGCGGTTTCGTCGATGCTGGTAGCCACTAGATATCCCCCCTGCTCACAAGGGCGGCGGAAAGGGCCGCCTCGGTCACGACTTCGCCGTCGACCAGGGCGGTTCCGCGCATCTTGAAGAGCTGGAATTTGCGTTTGAGTTCGTCCAGGCGAAGCACGATCTGGTCGCCGGGCACCACGGGGCGCCTGAACTTGACCTTCTCGATGCCCGTGAACATGAAGATCTTGTCGGTCATGTCGAGGTCGAAGCTGCGGAAGACGAGGATGCCTCCGGCCTGCGCCAGGGCCTCGATCTGGAGCACGCCCGGCATGACCGGCAGGCCGGGGAAGTGTCCCTGGAAATACGGCTCGTTGATGGTCACGTTCTTGATGGCCTCGAGCGATTCGCCAGGGGTGCAGGCCACCACCCGGTCCACGAGCAGGAACGGGTAGCGATGCGGGATGTACTGCATGATCTGCCGGACATCGATGGGAAGCGTGTTTGCGTTCTCAACCGTCATTGTCGTCTGTCCCTCGCTTGCGCAATTCGGAAATTTCCTTCTCCAGCGCGTTCACGCGCTTGACCAGTTCCGGAAGCTTCGGCAGGAGAACGGCGTTGCGCAGGAACGCGCCGTGGTCGTAGGCCGGAGAGC
Protein-coding regions in this window:
- the fabZ gene encoding 3-hydroxyacyl-ACP dehydratase FabZ, giving the protein MTVENANTLPIDVRQIMQYIPHRYPFLLVDRVVACTPGESLEAIKNVTINEPYFQGHFPGLPVMPGVLQIEALAQAGGILVFRSFDLDMTDKIFMFTGIEKVKFRRPVVPGDQIVLRLDELKRKFQLFKMRGTALVDGEVVTEAALSAALVSRGDI